Proteins encoded in a region of the Streptomyces violaceoruber genome:
- the upp gene encoding uracil phosphoribosyltransferase: MRLHVVDHPLVAHKLTTLRDQRTDSATFRRLADELVTLLAYEATRDVRTEQVDIHTPVSRTTGVKLSHPRPLVVPILRAGLGMLDGMVRLLPTAEVGFLGMVRNEETLQASTYATRMPDDLSGRQVYVLDPMLATGGTLVASIRELIKRGADDVTAVVLLAAPEGVELMERELAGTPVTVVTASVDERLNEQGYIVPGLGDAGDRMYGAAE; this comes from the coding sequence ATGCGTCTCCACGTCGTCGACCACCCCCTGGTCGCCCACAAGCTCACCACGCTGCGCGACCAGCGCACCGACTCCGCGACCTTCCGCCGCCTCGCCGACGAGCTGGTCACCCTGCTCGCCTACGAGGCCACGCGGGACGTCCGCACCGAACAGGTCGACATCCACACGCCGGTCTCCCGGACCACCGGCGTCAAGCTCTCCCACCCGCGCCCGCTGGTGGTGCCGATCCTGCGGGCCGGTCTCGGCATGCTCGACGGCATGGTCCGGCTGCTGCCGACCGCCGAGGTGGGCTTCCTCGGCATGGTGCGCAACGAGGAGACGCTCCAGGCCTCCACGTACGCCACGCGCATGCCGGACGACCTGTCCGGGCGCCAGGTGTACGTCCTCGACCCCATGCTGGCCACCGGCGGCACGCTGGTCGCGTCCATCAGGGAGCTGATCAAGCGCGGCGCCGACGACGTGACGGCGGTGGTGCTGCTCGCCGCCCCCGAGGGTGTCGAGCTGATGGAGCGCGAGCTGGCCGGCACCCCGGTGACGGTCGTGACGGCCTCGGTCGACGAGCGTCTCAACGAGCAGGGCTACATCGTCCCGGGCCTCGGCGACGCGGGCGACCG